GCCTTCGAGGGTTACTACACGCGGTACTTCTTCACGCGCGGCATCGCCGAGCAGTTCCGGGATTTTCGTCCTGACCTCGTCCATATCGAGGAGGAGCCGTACAGCCTGTCGGCGGGTCAGGCTCTGTGGATGCTGCGCCGACATACGCCCACCGCCCGCCTCGTGTTCCGCACGTCCATCAGCGCCGATATCCGACTCAAGGCGGTCGCCCTGCCATTCCTGCGGATGATCGAAAGCGCCGTGTTCCGGCGCGCCGCGTGTGGCTTCGTGCTCAGCGAGCGGGCAGGCGAGATCATGCGTCGTCATGGGTATCGCGGCGAAACGCGCGTATTCCCGAACGGCGTCGACACCGACGTGTTCCGACCGGCTGACGAATCGACGCGCGACGCGCGTAAGGCTGAGCTGGGGCTGTCCGGCGACGTCGTCGGCTATGTCGGGCGGCTGATACCCGTCAAGGGCATCGAGACGCTGCTCGACGCCGTTGGAGATATGCCCACGGCGACGGTCCTGATCGTGGGCGATGGACCGCATCGATCCGTTCTGGAACGTCGCGCTGAGGGCTTGGGACTTGCAGATCGCGTCAGGTTCGTGGGTTCCCACCCGACGGAGCGTGTCGCCGAGATGAT
This window of the Candidatus Poribacteria bacterium genome carries:
- a CDS encoding glycosyltransferase family 4 protein: MRILAISHPAVARAYRRKFELIAASSDVELRLVVPEAWPEEARRVVFDPTDAPNWVTSLPIAFEGYYTRYFFTRGIAEQFRDFRPDLVHIEEEPYSLSAGQALWMLRRHTPTARLVFRTSISADIRLKAVALPFLRMIESAVFRRAACGFVLSERAGEIMRRHGYRGETRVFPNGVDTDVFRPADESTRDARKAELGLSGDVVGYVGRLIPVKGIETLLDAVGDMPTATVLIVGDGPHRSVLERRAEGLGLADRVRFVGSHPTERVAEMMAAMDVFVLPSRTSATWVEFFGRVAVEAMAAGVPVIGSSSGEIPNTIADAGIVFPEGNARALAESIREVLTCPELSAELRARGLARVRERYAWEAVARNTVEAYAEIMRAPRRT